One window of the Hyperolius riggenbachi isolate aHypRig1 chromosome 5, aHypRig1.pri, whole genome shotgun sequence genome contains the following:
- the LOC137519479 gene encoding uncharacterized protein, which yields MARQRRICVTAANIAAVFTDTCANVPAGLPNIEHPTWTYNNINNPYRGTISKLIKIYARASSRMREIRSSRNITTLYTVATWIHPFQGWPRPERTRKKTRRGKRRTNRFPCDPQSNTEDDLVVNLSSRPLSVIEHQAFEIVRKHWSVISSDQRLAPVFKEPPMCAFKRSRSVRDTLVHARNMPVSEKRNTDFARKSTVKCTRKRFSVARVTLRFAPFIYAESKFHMA from the exons ATGGCGCGCCAACGGAGAATCTGCGTCACCGCAGCGAATATTGCTGCGGTGTTCACAGATACGTGTGCGAATGTCCCTGCCGGTTTGCCCAACATAGAGCATCCCACATGGACATATAATAATATAAACAACCCCTATAGAGGAACAATTAGCAAACTCATCAAGATATATGCGAGAGCCAGTTCTAGGATGCGAGAAATACGGTCCTCTCGCAACATAACCACACTGTACACAGTGGCCACATGGATACATCCCTTTCAAGGCTG GCCAAGGCCAGAGAGGACGAGGAAGAAGACGAGGAGGGGTAAAAGACGTACAAACCGATTCCCGTGTGACCCGCAGTCAAACACAGAGGACGACCTAGTGGTTAATCTTTCCTCCCGCCCATTGTCTGTTATTGAACATCAG GCTTTTGAAATTGTGCGTAAGCACTGGTCGGTCATCAGCAGTGACCAGAGATTGGCCCCGGTGTTTAAAGAACCCCCTATGTGTGCATTCAAGCGGTCGAGAAGTGTGCGAGATACTCTTGTTCATGCCAGGAATATGCCAGTGTCTGAAAAGAGAAATACAG ATTTTGCCCGGAAAAGCACCGTTAAATGCACCAGGAAGCGGTTTTCTGTAGCCAGGGTAACGCTCCGCTTTGCTCCGTTCATATATGCAGAGTCTAAATTCCATATGGCATAA